In the Granulosicoccus antarcticus IMCC3135 genome, TGGTACGGCCTGAATCATGGGGGATTGCACATAGCCTGGCGATACGCTGTTGACCGTGATGCCATCACGGGCCACTTCTCGGGCCAGGGCTTTGGTAAAGCCTGTCATGCCGGCTTTTGCGGCGGAATAGTTGGTCTGCCCAATCTGTCCACGTTGCCCATTGACTGAAGATATATTGATGATTCGGCCATATTTACGCTCGATCATGGGAGTAATCACCGGGCGACTGACGTTGTAGACACCGTCCAGGTTGGTTCTCAGAACGGATGACCACTCAGCAGGTTCCAGGTCGACCAGCTTTGCGTCTCGTGTAATACCAGCGGCGTTGACGAGGACGCTGATTGGGCCAATGTTGGCTTCAATCTCTGTCACTGAAGTCTGGCAGGCCGCCGCGTCGGTGACATCGAAGGCAAGCAGCTGGACATTGACACCTTCCGACTTCAGCGTCTTGATGACTGCAGTGCTGCGTTCGACATCAGTGGGGTGGCAGTTCGCTACAACCTTATAGCCTTCCGAGCTGAACTGTCTGCAAAGAGCTGTGCCGATTGCACCAGTTCCTCCGGTAATCAGAACGATGGTTTCACTCATGGTTTACTTTCCTTCGGATGCGCGATTGACGATGTTATTGGTGTAAATACTGCACTGCAATATACTGGAAATTATTTTTTTCGTACCGTGTGAACTTTGATGTGAAGCAATAAAATGTACAAATAACCCCTCATTGTTCACAAATAACCCCCTATTTTCACTAAATGAGTCGATTTTTGCATTATAGACACACTGTTTTATAATTCAAAAATGCTGCACTGTGCATATCGTCTATCCTTGATGTTCATGCAACGGCAAATCGCTCGGACAAAGATTATAGTGAGTGTAACCTCCAATATCGATGCCTTATTGAGTCAGGATACGAGCATCGCGCCGAAAGGCCGTTCTGTTGACTTGGTGCTACCCAAATCTGCTGGTCAGATTCGTCGTAGTCGTGACTATCGCGTATATCTTCCCGCAGGTTACGACGGTCAAACAGCCATGCCCATGGTCATGGCACTGCACGGCTGTAAGCAGAGTCATCTGGAGATTCAGGTTGTTGCCGGTTTGGATCGTATTGCCGACAGGGAAGGCTTTATCGTGGTCTACCCCAGTATCACCAGCCACACCGCATTCAGATCCAGAAACTGCTGGGGCTGGTGGATGCATCGGCAACGCATTCGTGGATCAGGTGAAGTGGGGGATCTATTGCAAATAGTTTCCGCTGTCAGCCGCGATTATGCGATCGATCAGGACCGGTTGCATGTGTGTGGTCTGTCTGCCGGCGCCGCCATGAGTGTTGTGGCTCTGGCTAATTATAGTGATGTGTGGAAAAGTGGAGCCAGTGTCGCCGGTTTGGCTTTTGGTGAAAGTGCGAGGGCTGTCAAGTACGCCAAATTCGTGCCCGTGAAATACAAGCCAATAATGATGCTGAACCGCCTGTTGAAGAGAGCACTGGTGTGCGAGGCGCCGGATCTGTTGATTATCCAGTCTGCGGCGGATAAGCAAGTAGATCTGAAGGCATCTGAAATCCTTGCGCAAACCTGGCGAACGGCAACCTCATTGAGTGATGAGCCGACAGAAACTGCCAGTGGAAAAACGCAAAACACGCCTTGGCGATATGCTCAGTACGCTGATAATGAAGGCCGTGTTCGACTCGGTTATTTTACGGTGGAGGGTATCAAACATGGCTGGATCGGAGGTAATGCCGGAAAGTACAGTACGACTGAGGGGCCGAATGTGTCCGAACTCATTTGTGCGTTTTTCAGCGCCTCACAACAGGCCCTTAGTCCAGTTGAATCGTACTGTCGTCCTTTAGTAGCTCAAGAACAACATCTGAGCGTACTTCGTTGACGTCCGGATGGGCGAGCAGTTGCTCATTGATGAAGGCTGCCAGAGCTTGCAAGTCCTTCAAGCGCACATGCAGCAGATAGTCAGCATCGCCGGTAATGGCGCAGGCAAGACGAACAGCTGCGAGTGAACTCACGAGTTCGCGAAAATTGACTGATGATGCCTTGCTGTGGGAGTGCAGTCGAACCTTCACGAAAGCGTCCAGTCCCAAGCCAACGGAGGCTGGGTTGAGTTCGGCACGGTAGCGGCTGATAACGCCCTGCGTCTCCAGCCGCGTGCGTCGCCGGGAAATCTGAGAGGCAGATAATCCAATGCGATCGCCTATGGCAGCATTGCTCATGGATGCGTCGGCTTGCAGGTGTCTTAGCAGTTCTTTGTCAAATCGGTCCATGGTGGAATTATGCCTGCAAGCAGACCGGCAGGCGGCGTTCACTGGACGTGGTGACACTGTTCTTTTGCTGGAATTCAGGCAGCCAGCAATGCACCGTCGTGTTCTACCAGCAGAAAGTGAATGTCCAGCGGCAGGCACATCAGGTAAGAACGGGCGTTCCATTCCAATGTGCTTGACTGAAAGTGACGAGAGTTACCCGGCAGTTGTCTGGCTTGCCTTTCCAGATTGCGCGTCAAACGCAGTAATTGAAGCTCGTCCTGCTGGCCGGCCTCCACGACACAATTCGGTAGATAGGATTGGGTCAATAGCAAGGCAGCCGGATGGTGAGTGTTGTTTTGACTCTCGTAGAGACGCTGGCGAATTGCCTCGCACTCAGGTGCCGTCCGGTAACCGTTACGAATGCATAGATCGTGAACGCGCTCGAGCTTCTGCTCGTAGGGCAGGCGAGTCACCATTGATGGCTGCTCTCCAACAATGATGTAGTCTGAGCGCAACACCTGCGTGCGCAGGAAGTGCCTGACAGTGCTTGATAATTCCTTGGCCATCGCGCGTGTTGAGTAAAACCAGTCCGCTTAAATCGGGTTCATTACAGACCGGATAGCGGCGTGGTAGTTCAGAAACTTTAGTCGAATCTGGCAATTCGGAATTCACTGTTTGCTCAATCTACAGACATTTCTCCAGAACCTGTACTGGGTGAAGAAGGTGCTCTTGCGTGTAATCATTGATTTGCTTGTGACAGCTGAATCCGTTGGCCACGATGACTGTCTCTTCGCTACACGAATCCAGGGCAGGTTTGAGTGCTCGTGAAAACAGAGTCTGCGCCAGGTGGCGCGTTTTTTCCCGCATGCCAAAGCTTCCTGCCATACCGCAGCAGCTACTTTCAGGTTCTGACAAGGAATCGAAGCATTTTTTCATCCAGTCGCGTTCATGCTGCTCGCCAGAGGCCTTGTCGTGACAATGCAGGTGCATGAGCCCGGTGGGCAAGGTTCTTTGCACTGGAGTGTCTCGCTGGCTTAACAGCGCAGTCAGGGTCATGGCACGGGCGTGCAGATCTGCGGCGCGTTGATCTGACGGGTATTGTCGAATCATCTCATCTCGGAAAACCGACAGGCAAGATGGTTCGATGACAACAACCGGGGCTGCATGGGGCAGGTGTGGATAGAAGTGATCAAGCATCTGGCTTAGTTGCTGGCGTGCCTTTTCAAGAAACCCATACTCGTACAACGGGCGTCCGCAGCAGAAATGTGCACGGGTGACAGCGACCTGAAAACCTGCTTTTTGCAGGACTCTGGTGGCGCTGATCAGAATATGTGAATGGTAATTGGAATTGACAGAGTCAGCCCAAAGTACCGCGGCAGGTAATGCTGCATCACCAAACCAGTTGAAATAGTCATCATGTCGATCAGCATTCTGATGGGCCCATTGTCCGAAGGACTGGCTGCTCAGTACCGGCAACGATGCTTCCTGACTGATGCCCAGTACTCTTTTAGCCAGTGCGCCTAGTGGACCTTTTTGCAACAGATTGGTCAAAGCAGGGGCTTTGGATAACCATGGCAAGGTGGTACCTATATATCCCATGGCGTAATGATGCAGAGGCCGGCGTCGCTGGTCGTAGTGTTTTTCCATGAATTCAGACTTGTAGGAAGCAATATCTACTTGTGTCGGGCACTCATGTTTGCAAGCTTTGCAGGAAAGACAATGTTCAAGAGAATCGGCGATGTCCGGATTGTCCCAGCCGTCGGTAATCAGCTCTCCACGAACCAGCTCGTGTAACAGATGTGCGCGGCCACGAGTGGAGTAGCGTTCCTCACCACTTGCCTGGTAACTTGGGCACATGGCTCCGGACTGAGACCGGCATTTTCCCATGCCGATACAGCGCTCCGAGGATCGGGCAAAACCGCCCAGATCTTCCACGAAATTGAGTGTCGTACTGATATCGGGACGTTGGTAGTCTGGTCCGAAACGCAGGTTCTCATCCATGCGGTAGGCATCGATAAGCTTTCCCGGATTCATGCGCCTTTGCGGATCCCAGATGCTCTTGAACTGCCTGAATGCCTCCATAAGGCGATCGCCGAACATGATGGGCAGAAACTCGGCCTTGGCCTGGCCATCTCCGTGTTCGCCTGACAAGGATCCACCAAACTTCACCACCAGGTGGGCAATTTCCTGGCTGA is a window encoding:
- the phbB gene encoding acetoacetyl-CoA reductase, whose product is MSETIVLITGGTGAIGTALCRQFSSEGYKVVANCHPTDVERSTAVIKTLKSEGVNVQLLAFDVTDAAACQTSVTEIEANIGPISVLVNAAGITRDAKLVDLEPAEWSSVLRTNLDGVYNVSRPVITPMIERKYGRIINISSVNGQRGQIGQTNYSAAKAGMTGFTKALAREVARDGITVNSVSPGYVQSPMIQAVPEAVRAKIVKQIPVGRFAEPEEIARAVSFLANTDSGYITGTDLSVNGGYHIG
- a CDS encoding alpha/beta hydrolase family esterase, whose product is MSVTSNIDALLSQDTSIAPKGRSVDLVLPKSAGQIRRSRDYRVYLPAGYDGQTAMPMVMALHGCKQSHLEIQVVAGLDRIADREGFIVVYPSITSHTAFRSRNCWGWWMHRQRIRGSGEVGDLLQIVSAVSRDYAIDQDRLHVCGLSAGAAMSVVALANYSDVWKSGASVAGLAFGESARAVKYAKFVPVKYKPIMMLNRLLKRALVCEAPDLLIIQSAADKQVDLKASEILAQTWRTATSLSDEPTETASGKTQNTPWRYAQYADNEGRVRLGYFTVEGIKHGWIGGNAGKYSTTEGPNVSELICAFFSASQQALSPVESYCRPLVAQEQHLSVLR
- a CDS encoding Lrp/AsnC family transcriptional regulator; this encodes MDRFDKELLRHLQADASMSNAAIGDRIGLSASQISRRRTRLETQGVISRYRAELNPASVGLGLDAFVKVRLHSHSKASSVNFRELVSSLAAVRLACAITGDADYLLHVRLKDLQALAAFINEQLLAHPDVNEVRSDVVLELLKDDSTIQLD
- a CDS encoding FAD-binding and (Fe-S)-binding domain-containing protein; this encodes MPHNKTHHTRLAPFHSALMSTLEGECDFSSAGVALYTSDASNYRQIPLGVVYPRNAEDIHKVVALCREHDLPVLMRGGGTSQNGQCVNEAVILDCSRFMTRVLSIDTDARWALVEPGIICDSLKAAAEVHGLTFGPDPATHSRCTLGGMIGNNSCGPHSMLAGKTVENVLELEILTSEGEHFWVGPTSEAELDTIIAGSDARARIYRQLKELRDEYAADIRERYPNIKRRVSGYNLDQLLPENGFNVARALVGSEGTCISILQARLNLIENPAHKRLVVLGFSDIYIAGDSVPELMPFKPIAMEGLDWNIIGGLQARKLKEREVALLPEGRAWLLVELAASTLESLEEHCSTFVQAMQKSSRVLSVLQVPDAGDTAALWSIREQGASATSMSLDPHAPDPVVGWEDTAVDPMQLGNYLREFQALVDRYGYTTSLYGHFGDGCIHARITFDTRSTEGVAQWRKFSQEIAHLVVKFGGSLSGEHGDGQAKAEFLPIMFGDRLMEAFRQFKSIWDPQRRMNPGKLIDAYRMDENLRFGPDYQRPDISTTLNFVEDLGGFARSSERCIGMGKCRSQSGAMCPSYQASGEERYSTRGRAHLLHELVRGELITDGWDNPDIADSLEHCLSCKACKHECPTQVDIASYKSEFMEKHYDQRRRPLHHYAMGYIGTTLPWLSKAPALTNLLQKGPLGALAKRVLGISQEASLPVLSSQSFGQWAHQNADRHDDYFNWFGDAALPAAVLWADSVNSNYHSHILISATRVLQKAGFQVAVTRAHFCCGRPLYEYGFLEKARQQLSQMLDHFYPHLPHAAPVVVIEPSCLSVFRDEMIRQYPSDQRAADLHARAMTLTALLSQRDTPVQRTLPTGLMHLHCHDKASGEQHERDWMKKCFDSLSEPESSCCGMAGSFGMREKTRHLAQTLFSRALKPALDSCSEETVIVANGFSCHKQINDYTQEHLLHPVQVLEKCL